One genomic segment of Culturomica massiliensis includes these proteins:
- a CDS encoding type I restriction enzyme HsdR N-terminal domain-containing protein, with the protein MLELSLPAFEYKVKKQDGVVFIYDIIRKKYVKLTPEEWVRQHFVHYLIRQKGFPQALIALEREIEVYGLKRRFDLVCYDRRGNPYLIVECKAAGVTLSQTVFDQVFGYNLILAAPYVAITNGIRHFCGHLDCNRQFCFLPEIPEFEDFPAL; encoded by the coding sequence ATGTTAGAATTATCGTTACCGGCATTTGAATACAAGGTCAAAAAGCAGGATGGGGTTGTATTCATTTATGATATTATCCGGAAAAAGTATGTCAAACTGACGCCGGAGGAATGGGTACGTCAGCATTTCGTGCATTATCTGATTCGTCAGAAGGGCTTTCCGCAGGCATTGATTGCATTGGAAAGAGAAATCGAGGTGTACGGCTTGAAACGCCGTTTTGATTTGGTATGCTATGACCGCCGGGGAAATCCGTATCTGATTGTCGAGTGTAAGGCTGCCGGCGTAACACTTTCACAAACGGTTTTCGATCAGGTTTTCGGCTATAATTTGATTCTGGCTGCTCCTTATGTTGCCATTACAAATGGTATCCGGCATTTTTGCGGTCATCTAGACTGCAACCGGCAATTTTGTTTTTTGCCGGAGATACCGGAATTTGAAGATTTTCCGGCCCTGTGA
- a CDS encoding DUF1573 domain-containing protein: MKPLTIWNCRAVRKVKTGLLLFICLQACHTQTKQTTAPTADTRIEFTQPTFNFGKITAGETVMHTFNFKNTGSENLIIRNIETGCGCTTADYTKEPVAPGKEGKIEIAFNSSGRYGKQYKEIRIFANIPEKVITLKFTADIKN; encoded by the coding sequence ATGAAACCGCTCACTATATGGAACTGCCGGGCAGTCCGAAAAGTAAAAACAGGACTACTTTTATTCATCTGCCTGCAAGCATGCCATACCCAAACAAAACAAACAACAGCCCCTACAGCCGATACCCGCATCGAATTCACACAACCGACATTCAACTTCGGGAAAATAACGGCCGGAGAAACCGTGATGCATACATTCAATTTTAAAAATACAGGCTCAGAAAACCTCATAATCCGCAACATAGAAACCGGCTGTGGCTGCACCACCGCCGATTACACCAAAGAACCGGTAGCCCCCGGAAAAGAAGGAAAAATAGAAATTGCTTTTAACTCTTCCGGCAGATACGGTAAACAATACAAAGAAATCCGTATATTTGCAAATATTCCGGAAAAGGTGATTACATTGAAATTCACCGCCGATATAAAAAATTAA
- the yajC gene encoding preprotein translocase subunit YajC, whose translation MNTFFMIVLQTQTQGGGLMSFLPLILIIVVFWLFMIRPQMKRQKELKKFRESLQKGDKIVTTGGIYGKVAEIQEFAIIMEVEGGVRLKIDKAAVIKDMTDAAPAK comes from the coding sequence ATGAACACATTTTTTATGATCGTATTACAAACCCAAACCCAGGGTGGTGGTTTGATGAGCTTTTTACCTCTGATCCTGATTATTGTTGTTTTCTGGCTTTTTATGATCAGACCTCAAATGAAAAGACAAAAAGAGTTGAAAAAATTCAGAGAGTCTCTTCAAAAAGGAGATAAAATCGTTACCACCGGCGGTATCTACGGAAAAGTTGCAGAAATTCAGGAATTCGCAATTATTATGGAAGTTGAAGGCGGCGTTCGCTTAAAAATCGACAAAGCAGCTGTTATCAAAGACATGACTGATGCAGCTCCCGCTAAATAA
- the meaB gene encoding methylmalonyl Co-A mutase-associated GTPase MeaB, which yields MEHPENSSEYEGLKVNKGIDQPDPVNPNLVARLKNIKKKALTTDDYVEGILKGNINILSQAITLVESSKTEHQAIAQEVIKRCLPSSGRSVRIGITGVPGAGKSTFIETFGKFLTDQGHKIAVLAIDPSSERSKGSILGDKTRMEELSRDPNAYIRPSPSAGSLGGVARKTREAMILCEVAGFDIILIETVGVGQSEIAVHSMVDFFLLVQIAGAGDELQGIKRGIMEMADTIIINKADGNNIHKAELAKVQLQTALHLFPPHESGVEPKVMTCSAYEKTGISDIWQAILNYCNTTQQNGYFETHRNEQAKYWMYETINEQLKNRFYESQKENLKKAEEKVQKNEMSSFTAAFELLDKYFKNC from the coding sequence ATTGAACACCCGGAAAACTCTTCGGAATACGAGGGTTTGAAAGTAAATAAAGGTATAGATCAACCGGATCCGGTAAATCCGAACCTAGTTGCCCGTTTAAAAAATATAAAAAAGAAAGCTTTAACAACAGATGATTATGTAGAGGGTATCCTAAAAGGCAACATCAACATTCTCAGCCAAGCAATCACTCTGGTGGAAAGTTCAAAAACCGAACATCAGGCAATAGCTCAGGAAGTCATCAAGCGTTGTCTGCCTTCTTCAGGACGTTCTGTGCGCATCGGGATAACCGGTGTACCGGGAGCCGGTAAAAGTACATTTATAGAAACCTTTGGAAAATTTCTGACAGACCAGGGCCATAAAATTGCCGTACTGGCGATCGACCCCAGCAGTGAACGCTCCAAAGGCAGTATTCTGGGGGACAAAACCCGAATGGAAGAACTGTCGCGGGACCCGAATGCCTATATCCGGCCTTCCCCGTCTGCGGGTTCTCTCGGTGGTGTAGCCCGTAAAACCAGAGAAGCCATGATCCTTTGTGAAGTAGCAGGTTTCGACATTATTTTAATAGAAACAGTAGGCGTCGGACAAAGCGAAATCGCCGTCCATTCTATGGTTGATTTTTTCCTGTTGGTACAGATTGCAGGGGCCGGAGACGAACTACAAGGCATCAAGCGGGGTATCATGGAAATGGCCGACACCATCATTATCAACAAAGCAGACGGTAACAACATTCATAAAGCCGAATTAGCCAAAGTACAATTGCAAACAGCTTTACACCTGTTTCCGCCCCATGAATCCGGTGTAGAACCGAAAGTTATGACCTGTTCAGCCTATGAAAAAACAGGAATATCCGATATCTGGCAAGCCATTCTCAACTATTGTAACACAACCCAGCAAAACGGTTATTTCGAAACACACAGAAACGAGCAAGCCAAATACTGGATGTACGAAACAATCAATGAACAACTGAAAAACCGTTTTTACGAAAGTCAAAAAGAAAACCTGAAAAAGGCGGAAGAAAAAGTACAGAAAAACGAAATGAGTTCTTTTACTGCTGCCTTTGAATTACTCGACAAATATTTTAAGAATTGTTGA
- a CDS encoding aminopeptidase C, producing the protein MKKNIVLTFACACVFLYQAQAQEQKEEGYRFTDIKRMPATSVKSQDRSSTCWSWSGISFFESEIARLGKDTVSLSPMYVVWHTYDGKADRYVRLHGAMNFGPGGAHYDVQWAIDRYGIVPLEAYSGLNYGENIHAHGELNSLLRAYADVIVKNPNRKITTAWKKGYQGILDAYLGKLPETFTYKGKEYTPQSFTQMLGLNMADYIQLTSFSHHPFYSQFAIEVPDNWLNGNTYNLPLDEFMDVLDKAIDKGFTFAWATDLSEKGFTNGIAVVPTFDTKEMKDAEITKWLTLPKEEQQRQFIQHPCSEKKITQEMRQEAFDNYQTTDDHGMHIVGKAKDQNGTPYFIVKNSWGKYNKYDGYLYASYPFVAYKTTSVMIHKDALSKELKKKLGID; encoded by the coding sequence ATGAAAAAGAATATTGTATTGACATTTGCTTGTGCCTGTGTATTTTTATACCAGGCCCAGGCTCAGGAACAGAAAGAAGAGGGATATCGGTTTACCGACATCAAGCGTATGCCGGCAACCAGTGTCAAATCACAGGACCGGAGCAGCACTTGCTGGTCATGGTCGGGCATATCGTTCTTCGAATCGGAAATCGCCCGATTGGGAAAAGATACTGTCAGTCTCTCCCCGATGTACGTCGTATGGCATACTTATGACGGAAAAGCCGACCGTTACGTACGTCTCCACGGTGCGATGAATTTTGGTCCCGGTGGAGCACATTATGATGTACAATGGGCCATAGACCGTTACGGTATTGTACCTCTGGAAGCCTATTCCGGTTTGAATTACGGAGAAAATATACATGCCCACGGAGAACTCAACAGCCTGTTACGGGCATACGCCGATGTCATTGTCAAAAACCCGAACCGGAAAATCACAACCGCCTGGAAAAAGGGTTACCAGGGTATTCTAGACGCTTATCTGGGGAAATTACCGGAAACCTTTACCTACAAAGGTAAAGAATATACCCCGCAAAGTTTCACCCAAATGCTGGGACTGAATATGGCGGATTATATACAGTTGACCTCTTTCAGCCATCATCCTTTTTACTCTCAGTTCGCTATCGAAGTACCGGACAACTGGTTAAACGGAAATACTTACAACCTTCCGCTCGACGAATTCATGGACGTTTTGGATAAAGCCATCGACAAAGGATTCACCTTTGCCTGGGCTACCGATTTATCCGAAAAAGGATTTACCAATGGCATCGCTGTCGTGCCGACTTTCGATACCAAAGAAATGAAGGATGCCGAAATCACCAAATGGCTGACATTACCCAAAGAGGAACAACAACGGCAATTCATCCAACATCCCTGTAGTGAGAAAAAAATCACCCAGGAAATGCGGCAGGAAGCCTTTGACAATTACCAAACCACCGACGACCATGGTATGCACATCGTTGGAAAAGCCAAAGACCAAAACGGTACCCCTTATTTTATTGTCAAGAATTCCTGGGGAAAATACAACAAATACGACGGTTATCTTTACGCTTCCTATCCCTTTGTCGCATACAAAACGACATCGGTCATGATCCATAAAGATGCCTTATCCAAAGAATTGAAAAAGAAACTGGGTATCGATTAA
- a CDS encoding S-adenosylmethionine:tRNA ribosyltransferase-isomerase, whose amino-acid sequence MNTIELTALKNIKIEDYTYDLPEEKIAKFPLADREASRLLIYDRGAVSETFFSQVPALLKSGQTLIFNNTKVIYARLFFQKETGAHIEIFCLEPLVPADYARNFESNYYCEWSCMVGNLKKWRDGAIFCRFKRGQDEVVLKAEKLGQTGGEVHVRFSWNKELSFSEVLEYCGKIPIPPYLNRESEDSDKIRYQTVYSREEGSVAAPTAGLHFTRNILSVLEKQGVHIDELTLHVGAGTFRPVKAERIGGHDMHTEHIVISRKLVDDLSRKQGEVIAVGTTSVRTLESLYWMGVKRLMGEEEFYSLSQWEAYTLPVGYSLQEAMAALVDWFDRSGEELLKARTTIIIVPGYRFQVIDAMFTNFHQPQSTLLLLVGAAVGEDWRKIYAYALSHHFRFLSYGDSSFLKVRK is encoded by the coding sequence ATGAATACTATAGAACTTACTGCCCTCAAAAATATAAAAATTGAGGATTATACTTATGATTTACCGGAGGAAAAAATTGCAAAATTTCCTTTGGCCGACCGGGAGGCTTCCAGGTTGTTGATATATGATAGGGGAGCCGTTTCTGAAACGTTTTTTTCCCAGGTGCCTGCTCTTTTGAAATCGGGACAGACGTTGATATTTAATAATACAAAGGTAATATATGCCCGCTTATTTTTTCAGAAAGAAACGGGAGCGCATATCGAAATTTTTTGTCTGGAGCCTTTGGTACCTGCGGATTATGCCCGGAATTTCGAGAGTAATTATTACTGTGAGTGGAGTTGTATGGTCGGTAATCTGAAAAAATGGCGTGACGGTGCTATTTTCTGTCGTTTTAAACGGGGGCAGGATGAGGTGGTTTTAAAAGCAGAAAAGCTCGGACAAACGGGAGGGGAAGTACATGTTCGTTTTTCGTGGAATAAGGAGTTGTCTTTTAGTGAGGTTTTGGAATATTGCGGCAAAATACCGATTCCACCTTATTTGAACCGGGAATCCGAAGATTCGGATAAGATACGTTATCAAACGGTGTACTCCCGGGAAGAAGGTTCAGTGGCTGCTCCGACAGCCGGACTGCATTTTACCCGGAATATTTTGTCGGTTTTGGAAAAGCAAGGGGTGCATATAGATGAACTGACGCTGCATGTCGGGGCAGGTACTTTTCGTCCTGTGAAGGCCGAGCGGATAGGCGGGCATGATATGCACACGGAGCATATTGTTATCTCCCGGAAACTGGTGGACGATCTGTCCCGGAAACAAGGGGAGGTCATTGCGGTAGGAACTACTTCGGTACGGACTTTGGAAAGTTTATATTGGATGGGAGTGAAGAGATTGATGGGGGAGGAAGAATTTTATTCTTTATCCCAGTGGGAAGCTTATACTTTACCTGTTGGTTATTCTTTACAGGAGGCGATGGCGGCATTGGTGGATTGGTTTGACCGGAGCGGAGAGGAGTTGCTGAAAGCCCGGACGACGATTATCATTGTGCCAGGATACCGGTTTCAGGTTATAGACGCCATGTTTACGAATTTCCATCAACCGCAAAGTACTTTACTGCTGCTGGTCGGGGCCGCAGTCGGTGAAGATTGGCGAAAAATATATGCTTATGCCCTCTCGCATCATTTCCGTTTTTTGAGTTACGGAGACAGTAGTTTTTTGAAAGTCAGAAAATAA
- a CDS encoding RagB/SusD family nutrient uptake outer membrane protein codes for MKQIKYLLLIGLITGIYSCGDKFLDSSPATSLPDTEIISDINDLNNFTNGCYNYLKLTSGAYGYYYDATFMFSGDLMGDDFRAGNTGWLADYYSFKSTPYDITTLIYRNLYNLAYASIKVFESAKALEESEKKKEYLAEIRVLRALMYFDMVRMHAPLPSNWGKGNIAADPLGIYIAKTIKSDISQPNYRNTAREVWEYIGTELKESVPLLSKTRKKGRLDWYAGRAFQARYYLYMENWPEALKAAQDVINSKVFTLYEIDNYKSVWSTAFASESIFEVNVSDTEPNQWVCLGTLIGGTRYQRIGTTTDFEALMQENPTDVRFSLYEPSTLFQYYYARWKWEGRNGNELITNPKIFRLSEMYLIAAEAALKSNDTNAGKYLSDLREKRTTVDPRKYDNGVTLDDILYERRLELACEGHRAWDLWRNCREVVRWRTPEEKLAKQHLDNLGVIPFDHFRRIWPISYTEIQLFPPADRDSQQNPGY; via the coding sequence ATGAAACAGATAAAATATCTACTTTTAATCGGATTAATCACAGGCATTTACTCCTGCGGCGACAAATTTCTCGACTCATCTCCTGCCACCAGCCTCCCGGACACGGAGATAATCTCGGATATCAATGACCTCAACAATTTTACAAACGGTTGTTACAATTACCTGAAACTCACCAGCGGAGCTTACGGTTATTATTACGATGCCACATTTATGTTCAGCGGCGATCTGATGGGAGACGATTTCCGGGCCGGAAATACCGGTTGGTTAGCAGACTACTATTCATTCAAGTCAACTCCCTATGACATAACGACCCTGATCTACAGAAACCTGTACAACCTGGCTTACGCTTCAATAAAAGTTTTCGAATCGGCCAAAGCCCTGGAAGAATCGGAAAAAAAGAAAGAATACCTGGCAGAAATCCGTGTATTACGTGCATTGATGTACTTTGACATGGTTCGTATGCACGCTCCGCTTCCTTCAAACTGGGGAAAAGGCAATATCGCGGCCGACCCGCTCGGTATTTATATTGCTAAAACAATCAAAAGCGATATCAGTCAGCCCAACTATAGAAACACTGCCCGGGAAGTTTGGGAATACATCGGTACCGAATTGAAAGAATCTGTGCCCCTCCTGAGTAAAACCAGAAAAAAAGGCAGATTAGACTGGTATGCCGGTCGCGCATTTCAGGCCAGATACTACCTGTATATGGAAAATTGGCCAGAAGCACTGAAAGCCGCCCAAGACGTCATCAACTCCAAAGTCTTTACCCTTTACGAAATTGACAACTACAAATCGGTATGGAGCACGGCCTTTGCCAGTGAATCGATTTTCGAAGTCAATGTATCCGATACCGAACCGAATCAATGGGTTTGCCTGGGTACCCTGATCGGCGGAACCCGTTACCAAAGAATTGGTACGACTACCGATTTCGAAGCACTGATGCAGGAAAACCCGACGGATGTAAGGTTCTCTCTCTACGAACCGTCCACCCTTTTCCAATATTACTATGCCCGTTGGAAATGGGAAGGTAGAAATGGCAACGAACTGATTACCAATCCTAAAATTTTCCGTCTCTCCGAAATGTACCTGATTGCAGCAGAAGCGGCACTCAAAAGCAACGACACCAATGCCGGAAAGTACCTCAGCGACCTGCGGGAAAAACGGACAACTGTCGACCCGCGGAAATACGACAACGGCGTAACCCTGGACGATATCCTGTATGAAAGACGACTCGAACTGGCCTGTGAAGGGCACAGAGCCTGGGATCTGTGGCGTAATTGCAGAGAGGTTGTGAGATGGAGAACCCCGGAAGAAAAATTAGCTAAGCAGCATCTGGACAATTTGGGAGTCATTCCGTTCGATCATTTCCGCCGGATATGGCCGATCTCTTACACGGAAATCCAGTTATTCCCACCCGCCGACAGGGACAGTCAACAAAATCCAGGTTATTAA
- a CDS encoding AMP nucleosidase: MKTKKEIVDNWLPRYTGRALKDFPKYILLTNFEYYLDLFSELFNEPIVGADKTMPNVSHGNIVLINFGMGSANAATVLDLLTAIEPEAVLFLGKCGGLKNKSSVGDYILPIAAIKGEGTSDDYLPHEVPALPAFSIQKTCSRIINDHKRQYFTGVVYTTNRRVWEYDDHFKEYLVKTRAMAVDMETATIFTVGFANRIPTGALLLVSDRPMISEGIKTAESDKEVTQNFVKQHLEIGIQTMEHIQNKNYSVKHLIF, encoded by the coding sequence ATGAAAACAAAAAAAGAAATCGTAGATAACTGGCTGCCACGCTATACCGGCCGGGCATTAAAAGATTTCCCCAAATATATTCTATTGACGAATTTCGAATACTACCTGGATTTATTTTCGGAGCTATTCAACGAGCCGATTGTCGGCGCCGATAAAACCATGCCCAACGTATCACACGGAAATATCGTCCTGATCAATTTCGGTATGGGAAGTGCCAATGCAGCTACCGTCCTGGACCTTTTAACCGCTATCGAACCGGAAGCCGTCCTTTTTCTGGGTAAATGCGGAGGATTGAAAAATAAATCTTCAGTAGGAGACTACATTTTACCCATTGCAGCCATAAAGGGGGAAGGTACCTCAGACGATTACCTGCCCCATGAAGTACCGGCATTGCCGGCTTTCAGCATTCAAAAAACCTGTTCCCGGATCATCAACGATCACAAGCGGCAATATTTCACCGGAGTCGTCTATACCACCAACCGGCGTGTCTGGGAATACGACGATCATTTTAAGGAATATCTGGTAAAAACCCGGGCTATGGCTGTAGATATGGAAACAGCAACCATTTTCACCGTCGGCTTTGCTAACCGTATCCCTACCGGAGCCCTGCTACTGGTTTCCGACAGACCGATGATTTCCGAAGGAATAAAGACAGCCGAATCAGACAAAGAAGTTACCCAAAATTTTGTCAAACAACACCTGGAAATCGGAATCCAGACAATGGAACATATCCAAAACAAAAATTATTCCGTAAAACACCTCATATTCTAA
- a CDS encoding TonB-dependent receptor, with amino-acid sequence MEKTATKKKHSGILRLLWVTHVLLLFTFASVPAKAVNLLQGYRINLNLSNVSIKNVIEEIKKQTNLSFVYNELDIQDVGLLNMKVENQTVEKVLDQILKDKRLCYEIVDEVIIIRRDNRPVPAPPQDTKKTIKGNVTDENNLPLPGVAVRVKGTTIGVATDVDGNYTLVYEDNGHIVLEFSFIGMKVHEEKPGNRSVLNVQLQSISTDLEEVMVVAYGTTKKEAFTGSAVSVSGDKVMREAADAVSPEKALKGYVAGVRVSRGGGQPGETVGLQIRGIGSISESTNPLYVIDGIPLSEDFDLNNLNPNDIEQMTVLKDAAATSLYGSRASAGVIIITTKKGQEGKTRFEVTYERGFSSEAIKRQLKGYYMSGGEYTRYATEALKNYYLYSQNALPGMSDEDQYLTLQNDARIYALQNLNTYAKIVHPDDPLDGTFDYKNLTPAQLEKYLTHPRNYNWYDAMFKNGSEDKINFSARGGNQKTNFFASLGYLRQSGITEGSDFKRFTARLALNNKTAQWLNFSMNQAIAYTEQETKLDYQGATVGNPISNLRAMNPTQPIYLPNGQLNQTPGFNSTDPNFLETISLDRDRTTRFSSTTNLSVTVDITKWLKFTTTNAADIRYSRYLQTWDPASNQGATNHGEVNETRSFYTNIVTSNILTLTKSFGIHNINATGVYEAKRQTYDFLDASGYNLPISRLLFMSNASLPNSVGGYDNTDRLISWAAKLDYNYDNKYFLSGSWRRDGTSRFLASNRWGDFWSASAAWNITRESFMESTQNWLDNLRVKLSYGTNGTQPGNYYRSLSLFSINNTYMSDPAYSVSSYGNPNLTWESSYTWNAGIDFSLFKSRLRGTIEYYNKHTVDLINNASTPYTSGWSSMIVNEGELRNTGLEITLDSRNLIKDDFSWETNFNISFMRAKVEKLAKDNESILTNYIYRQGEHLYSYYMREYAGIDPQTGRSQWYKNTKGEDGKTVIDHTSISQDPSVGVEKVIHKKGYPDWFGGLTNRFTYKGFDLSFLLTFTIGGTLLDSQYSATVRDGASLGTANVRFDAYKNAWKKPGDKGTPIIIYTDPFNSNYVSTRSLRSSDHLKIKNISLGYTFPKKWINQLGLSELRLYVNGNDIYTFYGVDYVNPEVNNSGSYNSYSYPSLRTWRFGIDIKF; translated from the coding sequence ATGGAAAAAACAGCCACGAAGAAAAAACATTCCGGAATTCTCCGGTTGTTATGGGTAACGCACGTGTTACTGCTTTTCACTTTCGCTTCCGTACCGGCCAAAGCCGTTAATCTTTTACAAGGCTACCGGATAAATTTAAACCTGAGTAATGTAAGTATTAAAAATGTCATCGAAGAGATCAAAAAACAAACGAATCTGAGTTTTGTATACAATGAACTGGATATACAAGACGTCGGTCTGTTGAATATGAAAGTAGAAAACCAGACTGTCGAGAAAGTACTGGATCAAATATTGAAAGACAAACGACTTTGTTATGAAATTGTAGACGAAGTCATCATCATCCGACGGGACAACCGACCGGTTCCCGCTCCCCCTCAAGACACGAAAAAAACGATAAAAGGAAATGTCACGGACGAAAATAACCTCCCACTTCCCGGTGTCGCCGTGCGGGTAAAGGGAACAACCATAGGTGTTGCCACGGATGTCGACGGGAATTACACCTTAGTATATGAAGATAACGGACATATTGTACTGGAATTTTCTTTCATCGGTATGAAAGTCCACGAAGAAAAACCGGGTAACCGTTCGGTACTAAACGTACAATTACAATCCATAAGCACCGACCTGGAAGAAGTTATGGTCGTTGCTTACGGAACGACTAAAAAAGAAGCCTTTACCGGATCTGCTGTCAGTGTCAGCGGAGACAAAGTGATGAGGGAAGCCGCCGATGCCGTTTCTCCGGAAAAAGCCCTGAAAGGCTATGTAGCCGGTGTACGTGTTTCCCGGGGAGGCGGTCAACCGGGAGAAACTGTCGGCCTGCAGATTCGCGGTATCGGTTCGATTTCCGAATCTACAAATCCGCTGTATGTTATCGACGGGATTCCCCTCAGCGAAGACTTCGATCTGAACAATCTCAATCCGAACGACATTGAACAAATGACCGTTCTGAAAGATGCCGCAGCAACTTCTTTATATGGTTCCCGGGCCTCTGCCGGTGTTATCATCATTACCACCAAAAAAGGACAGGAAGGTAAAACCCGCTTCGAAGTAACCTATGAAAGAGGCTTCTCCTCCGAAGCCATTAAACGTCAGTTAAAAGGTTATTACATGAGCGGAGGTGAATATACCCGATATGCAACCGAGGCTTTAAAAAATTACTACCTGTATTCTCAAAATGCACTCCCGGGAATGTCTGATGAAGATCAATACCTGACACTTCAAAATGACGCCCGCATTTATGCCCTTCAAAATTTGAATACTTATGCCAAAATCGTACATCCGGACGATCCGTTGGACGGAACTTTCGACTATAAAAACCTGACGCCGGCACAATTGGAAAAATATTTGACACACCCCCGGAATTACAATTGGTATGATGCAATGTTCAAAAACGGTTCCGAAGATAAAATCAATTTCTCGGCCCGGGGAGGAAATCAAAAAACCAACTTTTTTGCATCCTTGGGTTATTTGCGGCAATCCGGTATTACCGAAGGAAGCGACTTCAAGCGTTTTACGGCCCGGTTAGCGCTCAATAACAAAACGGCACAATGGCTGAATTTCTCCATGAACCAAGCTATCGCTTATACGGAACAGGAAACTAAATTGGACTATCAGGGGGCAACCGTGGGTAATCCGATCTCCAATCTACGGGCTATGAATCCGACTCAGCCGATTTATTTACCGAACGGTCAGTTGAACCAAACACCCGGATTCAACTCAACAGACCCGAATTTCCTGGAAACCATATCCTTAGACAGAGACCGTACAACAAGGTTCTCCAGTACGACCAATCTATCCGTAACCGTCGATATCACCAAATGGTTGAAATTTACCACGACCAATGCCGCCGATATACGCTATAGCCGGTATTTACAAACCTGGGATCCAGCCTCCAACCAAGGAGCCACAAATCACGGAGAAGTAAACGAAACCCGTTCTTTCTACACAAATATCGTAACCTCGAATATACTCACATTGACAAAATCTTTCGGGATACACAATATTAATGCGACCGGCGTTTATGAAGCCAAACGACAGACATACGACTTTCTGGACGCCAGTGGATATAATCTTCCCATCAGCCGGTTATTGTTCATGAGTAATGCTTCCCTGCCGAATTCCGTCGGCGGATACGATAACACCGACCGTTTGATTTCCTGGGCTGCAAAACTCGATTACAATTACGACAATAAATATTTTCTGAGCGGTAGCTGGCGGCGTGACGGGACGTCCCGTTTCCTGGCCTCCAATCGCTGGGGAGATTTCTGGTCTGCATCCGCAGCCTGGAATATAACAAGGGAATCCTTCATGGAATCCACTCAAAACTGGCTGGATAATTTAAGGGTAAAATTATCTTACGGAACAAACGGTACTCAACCGGGAAACTACTACAGATCGCTTTCCCTGTTCAGTATAAACAACACCTATATGTCTGATCCGGCCTACAGTGTCAGTAGCTACGGTAATCCTAATCTGACCTGGGAAAGCTCCTATACCTGGAATGCCGGTATTGATTTTTCGTTGTTCAAAAGCCGGTTGAGAGGTACAATTGAATATTATAACAAGCACACCGTCGACCTGATTAACAATGCAAGTACCCCATATACTTCCGGTTGGAGCAGCATGATCGTAAACGAAGGGGAATTACGGAACACCGGTCTGGAAATCACATTAGACTCCCGGAATCTCATAAAAGACGACTTCAGTTGGGAGACTAATTTCAACATTTCCTTTATGCGGGCTAAAGTGGAAAAATTAGCTAAAGATAACGAAAGCATATTGACGAACTACATTTATCGTCAGGGAGAACATTTGTACTCTTATTATATGAGAGAATATGCCGGTATCGATCCTCAAACCGGACGCAGCCAATGGTATAAAAATACAAAAGGAGAAGACGGAAAAACAGTCATCGATCACACCAGTATTTCCCAAGATCCTTCGGTAGGAGTTGAAAAAGTCATCCATAAAAAAGGATATCCGGATTGGTTCGGCGGATTAACCAACCGTTTTACTTACAAAGGCTTCGATCTGTCGTTCCTGCTTACATTCACCATCGGCGGTACCTTGCTTGATAGCCAATATTCAGCGACAGTCCGCGACGGTGCCTCTCTGGGAACTGCAAATGTCAGATTCGACGCTTACAAAAATGCCTGGAAAAAACCGGGAGATAAAGGTACACCTATCATTATATACACTGACCCGTTCAATTCCAACTATGTCTCAACCCGAAGTCTGCGTTCTTCTGATCATCTGAAGATCAAGAATATCAGTTTGGGATATACTTTCCCGAAAAAATGGATCAATCAGTTGGGATTATCGGAACTTCGGTTATATGTAAACGGAAACGACATCTATACCTTCTACGGTGTTGATTACGTGAATCCAGAAGTAAACAATTCCGGATCCTATAACAGCTATTCATACCCGTCCTTACGGACCTGGAGATTCGGTATCGATATTAAATTCTAA